TCTCATCCTGAGTGCCGCCGCCGGCTTTGCAGAGGAGCTGTTGTTCCGTGGCGCACTGCAGGGGTGGCTGATGGGGCATTTGCCAGTTGCAGCCGCCATAGCCCTGCCAACGCTGCTCTTTGCGGCGCTGCATCTCTATAGCGTGACCTATATGCTGATTATCCTGCCGGTGGGTCTGGCCCTGGGTCTTCTGTATTGGGCTACGGGCAGTCTGTGGGGCGTGATCATCGCTCACACACTTTATGACGTCTTTGCCTTCAGCTTCGCACGATGGCGCCACAGCCGGGTTGGGAAATGATATAAAGAAAGCTTTATGTCCTTAACCGGCCCTGCTATGCGGTTTTCAATTCAGCTGAAACCGAAGGGGCCCTTCATGAGCCAGGATTACGTCGTCAAGGATATCAATCTCGCCGAATACGGCCGCACTGAAATCGTTATTGCCGAGCACGAAATGCCCGGTCTGATGGCGACGCGGGAAGAATTTGGCGCCAGCCAGCCGTTGAAAGGCGCCCGCATTGCCGGCTCGCTGCACATGACGATCCAGACGGCGGTCCTGATCCAGACGCTTGAAGCGCTGGGTGCAGAAGTCCGCTGGGCCTCGTGCAATATCTACTCGACCCAGGACCATGCCGCTGCAGCCATTGCGGCCAACGGCACACCGGTCTTTGCGGTGAAAGGCGAGAGCCTCGAGGAATACTGGGATTATGCTGACCGCCTTTGGGAATGGCCAAACGGCGAAGTCGCGAACATGATCCTCGACGATGGCGGCGATGCCACCATGTTGATCCTGCTCGGCGCCGACGCGGAAAAAGATCCATCGGTTCTCGATAATCCGGGCAATGAAGAAGAAAAATGCCTCTTCAATGTCATCAAGAAGCGCCTGGCCCGTGATCCGGGTTTCTATTCCAAGGTCAAAGCCTCGATCAAAGGCGTGACCGAAGAAACGACCACCGGCGTTCTGCGTCTGTATCAGCGGGAAAAAGAAGGCACCCTGCCATTCCCTGCCATCAACGTGAATGACAGCGTCACCAAGTCGAAATTCGACAACAAATATGGCTGCCGTGAGTCCTTGGTGGATGGCATCCGTCGCGGTACGGACGTCATGCTGGCAGGCAAGACCGCGCTCGTGGCCGGCTATGGTGATGTGGGCAAGGGCTCAGCCCAGTCCCTGCACGGCGCAGGCGCCCGGGTCATGGTGACGGAGATCGATCCGATCTGCGCGCTGCAGGCCGCCATGGACGGCTTTGAAGTTGTGACGATGGAAGATGGTGCCAAGCGTGCCGACGTTGTTGTCACGGCGACCGGCAACAAGGATGTTCTGACAGCGGATCATATGCGCTCGCTGAAAGACATGGCGATCGTCTGTAACATTGGTCACTTTGACAATGAGATTCAGGTTGAATCACTGCGGAACTACAAGTGGACCAATGTGAAGCCGCAGGTGGATCTCATCGAGATGCCGAACGGCAACCGCATGATCCTGCTGTCCGAAGGTCGCCTCGTGAACCTCGGCAACGCAACGGGTCACCCGTCCTTTGTCATGTCGGCAAGCTTCACCAACCAGACGCTGGCGCAGATCGAACTGTTCAAGAACAATGAAGACGGCAAGTACAAGAACAAGGTCTATGTCCTGCCGAAACATCTGGATGAAAAAGTGGCCGCCCTGCACCTCGACAAGGTCGGCGCGAAACTCACCGAACTGACAGACGCCCAGGCCAAATATATTGGCGTTCATAAAAAAGGTCCGTTCAAGGGCGAAAGCTACCGCTACTAGGACGACGGCATACCCAAAAGAAAAGGCGGCTCTCGGGCCGCCTTTTTTGTTTCTGTGCTAACAAAAAATCCATTTGTCAGTAAATTTTTCTCGTGGGAAATTGCGGCCGTCTAACGGGGGCATTCTCATGACAAATTATCTGAAACCAGCGCTGCTGGCCATTATTGCTGCCAGCAGTTTCGGCGTTGGGCACGCCGCAACTCAATTGTATTTCACCAGCACACCAGGCGCCTATGTTGGCGGTGGCATGACCAAAACTGTCACCTCCGTTGAGGATGGCGGTATCTTCAACGTACTGGCCTATGCCACCTTTGGCGGCGCCTATACGGTCGACTTCCAGAATAATGGATCAGACTATTCGGAGGGTTTCTGGTGGACCGTCGATTTCGCGCCACCCGCAGGCGAGGAATTGGCGGTCGGTCTGTATCTGGGGGCGACGCGCTTTCCTTTCCAGGATCCGGAAGATCCGGGCCTGTGGTTCTATGGCGATGGCCGCGGCTACAATATGAGCGCGGGATATTTCAGTATTCTCGATGTCGCGTTCGGCGAGTTCGGAGAACTGGAGTCGTTGGCTCTTGATTTTCTTCAGTATGGTGAGGGGTCGACCACTGAGTATGAATGGGGCAGCCTGCGCTACAAATCCGACATTGCGCTGACACTCAGCCCGATCCTCAACCCATCTGAGGTACCGCTCCCCTCTGCCGCACTTCTGCTTGGCCCGGTGCTGGCAGGGCTTGGGCTTCGCCGGCATCTGGCCCGGCTTGTCACACTGAAATAGAACTTTGATGCTCGGCGCGCAAAGGCGGCTTCGCGGCCGCCTTTGCCTTGCCCAAATCCTGCTGTCGTCGGGCGGATTTCGTGTCTAAAATGACGATCTCTGACCCCAGATGAACGGGGTCGCCTCCTTCCATCTGGTGTTGTGATGTCCGCATTCCTCTCTGCCGTTGCGCTATTTTTGCAGCCTGTCCCCCATATCGACCCACCACCGGACTTCACGCAGGCCCGTGCGGTTATCGATGGATGGGAGATGGCGTATGTAGCCAAAGCGCCCGACGGCATGGCTGTCTCCCGCACTGGCTGCGGCGAGAAGGAGTATCGTTATACCTGCCGCTATTCCGTTGAGGGCAGCGCATTGACCCTGGCGGTCGCCGTCCCCATCGAAGCGGATGAAATGAGCGTACTCGTCCTGGCCATGAAGCCGGATAAGGACTGGGCGGCGAAAAAGAAGGGCATGCTATCGATTGTTGAGGCCGCGGCCCCAGCCGCCATGTCGGCCATGGGGTGGACCGGAACACCGGCGGCCGACCAGATCGAAGACGGCGTTGACGCCGCTCTTCCGGCGATAGGCGCCGGACTGTCCGCATCGAACCCGCATGTGGACAGGGGCTTCTTCGCCGGTCAATTGACCGGTGATCACCGCGGGCTCATCGCCACGATCTCTCTGCGACTGATGGCTGACGGTCCTCACCTGTATGATCAGGAACTGGCAGATCGTCGGACTACGGACCGGTTGAAACGCGCTTCCGAAGCGCTCGGTCAGAGCCTCGGCGAAATGAAGAATAAAGCCGATCCTGGCGCAGCGCCTCAGGCGGACTGAACGTCGAAGGCCATTCTCAGAATGACGAACTCCGCCGGCCGGGCCGGGGCAAAGCCGATTTCCAGCATCAGCCGTCCGGCCAGCTGGTCTGCCGCTGTCATCGTATTGATGCCGCACGCCACGGTATAGGACTGCCGGGCCGTGGCCCCGGCAAAGGCACCCTGTACGAACAGATTCTGCATGAAGGCTGACACCGCCAAGGTCACGGTGTTCCATAGTGCCTTTTCATTGGGCTCGAACGCCGTCCAGGCCAGCCCCTGGGACAGGGACCGGTGTATATAATGGTGCAGGCGCCGTGTGCTGACATAGCGGTATTCCGCGCTAAGCGCTGACCCGCCCAGCGTCCTGGCGCCCCACAGTACTGGCGCGCCGTCAGTCGCTTTAATCAGTGTATTGATGTTGTAACTGGCAGACAGGATGTCACGTGTCTTCTGGCTGGGAGCCGACGCCAATGACAGGCCGGTCAAATCTGCGCTGAGCCCGGCGGGCGCTTTCCATACGCCGCGCAACCGATCCGTTCGCGCAATAATGCCTGCGGCCGCGCCGCCAGCCCCTGCCACCAAGGCGGGGTCGGCAGGGGAGACGATGCGCGCGCCATACGCGATGGCGTCAACGGATTGTGGGGCCACGTACCGGGCCCAACGGGCAGCCTCCATGATCGTATCCGGCGCATCAAGAAT
This genomic stretch from Parvularcula sp. LCG005 harbors:
- a CDS encoding CPBP family intramembrane glutamic endopeptidase; the encoded protein is MSDEDVPKKVHPVQALAVALVGQFAFIGVALFIHDVTEVDLVGALGFVPLDLLWGLLGATALIGLALMLRRALPGVSRDLDKLIDDMLNQAGLSLTPLTILILSAAAGFAEELLFRGALQGWLMGHLPVAAAIALPTLLFAALHLYSVTYMLIILPVGLALGLLYWATGSLWGVIIAHTLYDVFAFSFARWRHSRVGK
- the ahcY gene encoding adenosylhomocysteinase, whose amino-acid sequence is MSQDYVVKDINLAEYGRTEIVIAEHEMPGLMATREEFGASQPLKGARIAGSLHMTIQTAVLIQTLEALGAEVRWASCNIYSTQDHAAAAIAANGTPVFAVKGESLEEYWDYADRLWEWPNGEVANMILDDGGDATMLILLGADAEKDPSVLDNPGNEEEKCLFNVIKKRLARDPGFYSKVKASIKGVTEETTTGVLRLYQREKEGTLPFPAINVNDSVTKSKFDNKYGCRESLVDGIRRGTDVMLAGKTALVAGYGDVGKGSAQSLHGAGARVMVTEIDPICALQAAMDGFEVVTMEDGAKRADVVVTATGNKDVLTADHMRSLKDMAIVCNIGHFDNEIQVESLRNYKWTNVKPQVDLIEMPNGNRMILLSEGRLVNLGNATGHPSFVMSASFTNQTLAQIELFKNNEDGKYKNKVYVLPKHLDEKVAALHLDKVGAKLTELTDAQAKYIGVHKKGPFKGESYRY
- a CDS encoding phage tail sheath C-terminal domain-containing protein, with protein sequence MATSTSDRRRFLIGAAACPLALTAGNAANARGIPPTFKAPGVYVEEVPSGVRSITGVKTGVCLLIDHFGDAVPDHVPIELFGTDTLSPVAADAVEAERLARFNLEQVFDQGGRSAVIINVPLTPDGLPDYDAGLATAMADDALIFDILYFPSVFRILQNSELRMTGLYRAAADWCTDQMAILILDAPDTIMEAARWARYVAPQSVDAIAYGARIVSPADPALVAGAGGAAAGIIARTDRLRGVWKAPAGLSADLTGLSLASAPSQKTRDILSASYNINTLIKATDGAPVLWGARTLGGSALSAEYRYVSTRRLHHYIHRSLSQGLAWTAFEPNEKALWNTVTLAVSAFMQNLFVQGAFAGATARQSYTVACGINTMTAADQLAGRLMLEIGFAPARPAEFVILRMAFDVQSA